Genomic DNA from Paenibacillus borealis:
CGGCTACGGGGAAGTTCCCGTTCTCATCCTTCACAAGCATTTGTTTATAGGTCTGCTGCCCCCGATCATTATTGGAGAAGAAAACACCAGCCAGAGACATCACGCCATTCTTGTGCGCGGCATCGGTGTAGGTTGGGTTCGGGATGTTCAGCATGCCGAATTCAAACCATTTCTGCTGCCAGTCGGACTGGGCCAGATCGTCATAATATTCCGGCGGTGTGTATGCTGTCGCCGTACCATGCCAATAGGAATAATAGTCGATATACTGCCAGAAATTGAAGTGATATTGTGCGAACTTGTTGGTATAAGGAGCGTTCTCGATGAATGCATTCCCATAGTCTCCCGCTACGTTAATCATCTGTACATCCGGATTCAGGTCCGGATTCGCCTGCGTAGCCTTGAAGGGCGCAATCCGCTGCTGCAACGGGACCCGGGAACGCAGAAGCTCCGCATCCTGATCCGTCTCCGGACTCCAGTCCGCTATCTGATTACTGGTGTAACCATGTACGCTCGGCTGGTTCGCCCCATGCGCACTCTCCTCTTGGAACGGCCAGGTGTCTCCGGCCAGGGCTGTCTGCGGCAGCAGGGTAACCAGAAGCGCTGCGCTTAACACAGTTGAAGTTAGCTTGTGAAGTTTCGGTGTTCGGGTATGAGATACCATTGTCCACTCTCCTCATTCTTGGGTTAATCTCCGGCTCTGTCAGGTAATCCAGCGGTTTAATGAGAACGCATTCATATAAGGATAAGTTATAACGTGAAGCATACAAATTCTTACATTCTGATAAGTACTGCTCCTCCTCTTATTTTTTATCCAAGCTTAATATATAGCAGTTTCTGCCGGATCTAATAGAAGCGAAATTAAAGATACGCTGGCCAAATTAAAGGAAATGTTCAGTCCCTGGCCAAATGACTTGCTTACCAAAGCCAAGTTTACTGTCTTACAAGCCCGCTTAACCTGCCGAATATGCTGGAGCTCCCGGCTATGGATGCTGTACAGATTACTTTCAATAATCCTGCACCAAATACAACATTCCCCTCACTATGCAGAACAAAATCCAAAATTGTTGTACAAAAGGCATCATTTCGCCGCCTCCAGACGGTTTAACGGGACAATTGCTGTATTTCGTACAACAATCCTGCCAAACACCCGGATATCCGGGTATCGAAGTTGCACTACGTACAACATTTATGCCGATACAATCTGAACTTAAGAATCTCAGCGCTGCCGGTACGAATCCGGTATGAGAAACCAAGAGATTCTCCCTGTCTCTACGCGTGAATCGGCAATTTGTCCGGGCTTACTCTAACGTGCTAACGTGCATTTTTATTGCCGGATTATTCATTCTGCATACAGCAAAAAAGCAGCCTCCGCGGGGAAGCTGCCCTTTGATTCTGCTGCCATGCAAGCTGCTGAGCCTGCGGATTACTCCGCAGATTCAGCAGAGGCCGGATAAGGATTAATCTTCTTAATCGTTCCGTCTTCATTATATTTAAGCTCGGTATATTTCACGCTGCGCTTATGATTCACGCCGCCCGACAACGAGCTGTCGTGATAGAACAGGTACCACTTGTCTTCAAACTCAACAATCGAATGATGGGTAGTCCAGCCAACGACCGGAGACAGAATCTCGCCCTTGAAGGTAAACGGCCCCATAGGATTCTGGCTGACGGCATATACCAGCGTGTGTTGTGTTCCTGTCGAATAAGAGAGGTAGTAAGTACCGTTGTACTTGTGAACCCATGGCCCCTCGAAATATCTCCGCTGCTCATCACCGGCAAGAATCGGGTTACCGTCTTCATCCACAATCGAAATCTCTGCAGGCTGCTCCTGAAAAGACAGCATATCTTCGCTCAGCAGAGCCACACGCGGTCCAATCGCCGGCGCATCCAGAGCAGGTCCCTCCGCATCCGGCACGAATGTGCCTGTCTGCCATTTCTCCAGCTGGCCTCCCCAAAGGCCGCCAAAGTAGATATATGCCCTGTTATCGTCATCCACCAATACAGCCGGATCTATACTATAGCTGCCGGCGATGTAATCGGGCTGCGGGTCAAACGGGCCTGCCGGTGAAGCAGAGGTTGCCACCCCAATCCGGAATATTCCGTCGTGGTCACGGGCCGGGAAGAACAGATAATAGGTATTGTTCTTATAGGCTGCGTCCGGAGCCCAGAGCTGCTTGGAGGCCCAGGGGATCTGATCCAGATGAAGCGCCTGGCCGTGATCCACTACCGGCGACTCAAAGTTCTCCAGCGACAGAATATGATAATCTTCCATGGCATACTGGTCCCCGTTATCATTATCCGGTCCGTCATGATCCAGATCATGCGAAGGATAAATGTAGATTTTCCCTTCATAGACATGGGCGGACGGGTCCGCAGTATAGATGTGGGTAACGAGCGGTTCATTTTGTTTTGGCAAACGTGTCATAGGACATCTCCTTTGGTATTTGTGTAATAGAATTCGGCAAAATAACCTGGAGCCGCAGCATCCATCCCCTCTCCCGAGGCGTGAAGTCCCAGGCAGACCCCGGTGAACCCGCCGTTCACCTCAGGTGACAGAACAGATACATGGACCTGCTGCTCTGCTTCCTGCCAGGATACCCCATCCTCCGAATACGAGCAGGTATAGACTTCACCGTCCGAACCAAGGCGGAGCCGGACCTCCCCGGAGCTACCTGCTGCGTAATGGTACACCTGCTTATGATCCCCGTCTTTGACGGTAAGCTCAATTACGCGTCTGCCTTCCCTGCCGGCAAGTCCCCAGAAGATGTATCCCCGGTTATTCAGGCGGGCGGCCAATCCGGCATACTCCCCATCCTTCGCGGGATCAAAATCAAGATTAACGCCCGTCTCCATCCGGTGATGCTTCTGGCGGATACAGGCAAACACTGCCGGCGCCTCGTCATCCAGCGTATAGGCATTCCCCCGGATGGCAAGTTTACCCTCCTGCTCTGTCCAGGAATACCTTTCCTCCTCATAGCTGCGGAGAAAAGCCCATTCCGGCCCGAAGCTGCCGCCCAGCTCCAACCGCTGAACACGGTCGTCCGGGCCTGCATCCTCAGCGGAGACCACTGTTCCTTCATTGTTGTCAATCACCGGCCAGCCCTCTTCCGTCCAGGTCACCGGAGCCAGGAAGGTCTCTCTGCCCAGCGGAGAGTATTTACCGTCCACCGGACGCATGCCCAGAAACACGGCCCACCAATTCCCCGACATATCCTCCACCAGATCCGCATGACCCAGGCATTGAACCGGATGCTCCTTCAGCCCGCGGTGGGTAAGTATAGGTTCAGGCTTATCCTCAAACGGCCCGTAAGGGTTGCTGCTGCGGGCAATGATCTCCCGGTGATCCCGGGCGGTGCCGCCTGATGCCGTCATCAGGTAGTAGACGCCCTTGATTTTGTACAGATGCGGCCCTTCTACCCATGGACCCTCATCCCCCCGCCAGATCTCCACAGGCTCCGACAGCACTTCACCGGACACCGGATCAATCCCGTACTGGATAATATGGGATTCATAGCCGGCTCCATTCTGCACAGTCACGTAAGCGCGCCCAACCTCATCGAAGAACAGGGACGGATCGATTCCCCCGTAAGGCAGCAGAACCGGCTCCGACCAGGGACCTTCCGGCTTGTCCGCCGTCACGAAGAAATTACCGATCCCCCGCACATCCGTAGTGATCATATAGAAGCGGCCCGCATGATGGCGTATCGTAGCGGCGTATATACCGTCAGAGCTGCCGCTTGTCCGCAGATCCACCTGGGATTGCCGGGTCAATACATGCCCTATCTGCGTCCAGTGAATGAGATCCTTGCTATGGAAGATAGGGACGCCAGGGAAATACTCAAAAGAGCTGTTAATCAAATAATAATCATCATTTACGCGGACTACACTGGGATCTGGATAGTAGCCCGGGATCACAGGATTCCTGACATTTGTTGAGTGCATAATACCCTCCCTGAAATTGTGCGCAAGCGTTTACAATCCTCAGTACCATTTTACAAGCCGATATTATTATTTCCCATACGCAGAATAAAGGACTTACCCCGAAAATTATGAGAATCGCCATCCTATCGAAATTGTAATTCAAACAACGGGCCTCTGCTCGCCATTTTGCTTGGAGGAATGGTCATTTTTTGCTGAATGTTTATCAAATGTTAATGAAGCCTTAATGGCTTGTTCAGATTAGATGGGGTGAACGTTTATAACGGCCCGCTAGAATGAGAGAATGCCGGCAAACAAATTAAATACATAGAACTGTAGTGGGGTGGGACAACGCATGAGCGAATATGTGCTTCAGGCACACCAATTATCGAAGCATTACAAGAATCATCCTGCTCTGGACCGTGTCGATATGTCGATACGCCGGGGCAGCATCTATGGGTTCATAGGCCAGAACGGCGCCGGAAAATCAACCCTTATGCGGATAGCGGCAGGACTTTCCAGGCCAACCTCAGGCCAAATCGAATTATTCGGATA
This window encodes:
- a CDS encoding glycoside hydrolase family 43 protein, translated to MTRLPKQNEPLVTHIYTADPSAHVYEGKIYIYPSHDLDHDGPDNDNGDQYAMEDYHILSLENFESPVVDHGQALHLDQIPWASKQLWAPDAAYKNNTYYLFFPARDHDGIFRIGVATSASPAGPFDPQPDYIAGSYSIDPAVLVDDDNRAYIYFGGLWGGQLEKWQTGTFVPDAEGPALDAPAIGPRVALLSEDMLSFQEQPAEISIVDEDGNPILAGDEQRRYFEGPWVHKYNGTYYLSYSTGTQHTLVYAVSQNPMGPFTFKGEILSPVVGWTTHHSIVEFEDKWYLFYHDSSLSGGVNHKRSVKYTELKYNEDGTIKKINPYPASAESAE
- a CDS encoding glycoside hydrolase family 43 protein codes for the protein MHSTNVRNPVIPGYYPDPSVVRVNDDYYLINSSFEYFPGVPIFHSKDLIHWTQIGHVLTRQSQVDLRTSGSSDGIYAATIRHHAGRFYMITTDVRGIGNFFVTADKPEGPWSEPVLLPYGGIDPSLFFDEVGRAYVTVQNGAGYESHIIQYGIDPVSGEVLSEPVEIWRGDEGPWVEGPHLYKIKGVYYLMTASGGTARDHREIIARSSNPYGPFEDKPEPILTHRGLKEHPVQCLGHADLVEDMSGNWWAVFLGMRPVDGKYSPLGRETFLAPVTWTEEGWPVIDNNEGTVVSAEDAGPDDRVQRLELGGSFGPEWAFLRSYEEERYSWTEQEGKLAIRGNAYTLDDEAPAVFACIRQKHHRMETGVNLDFDPAKDGEYAGLAARLNNRGYIFWGLAGREGRRVIELTVKDGDHKQVYHYAAGSSGEVRLRLGSDGEVYTCSYSEDGVSWQEAEQQVHVSVLSPEVNGGFTGVCLGLHASGEGMDAAAPGYFAEFYYTNTKGDVL